GTTTGTAATCTTCCTTAATGGCAAAGAAAGCAGCAGAAGGTCCACCATATCCCATCGGAACTCCAAAACGTTGAGCGGAACCAAACACCACATCGGCATCCCATTCACCCGGAGGCGTAATCAAAGCCAACGCTAACAGATCGGACGCAACCGCAATTTTACAATCGTTGTCGTGCAGGCGGCTGGTGAAGTTGCTATAATCCTCGACTTCACCTTTCAAATTGGGATATTGCACGATGGCTCCAAACCAATTCTCTTCAATCTTATCGCGTGAAAAATCACCAACTTTCAATTCAATTCCCAGCGGCTCGGCACGGGTTTGCAACACATCGAGAGTTTGCGGCCAGACGTTTTCATCGACGAAACAAACATTCGCTCCGGCTTTCTGCTTTCCACGACTACGGGTAGCATACATCATCGACATGGCTTCCGCGGCAGCGGTAGCTTCATCGAGTAATGAAGCATTCGCCAAATCCATGGCTGTCATTTCACAAACCATTGTCTGGAAATTCAACAATGCTTCGAGACGTCCCTGCGAAACTTCTGCCTGGTAAGGCGTATAGGAAGTGTACCAAACCGGGTTTTCGAGAATATTGCGCTGAATAACTGCCGGGGTTATTGTGTCGTAGTACCCCATTCCGATGTAGGTATTGAAGACCTTATTTTTGGCAGCCAGTTTTCTTATTTTTTTGAAATAAGCCCGTTCGGTCAAACCGTTGGGCAAATTCAACGATTCTTCCAAACGAATATTGGACGGAACAGTCTGATCGATCAGCTCGTCCATTGATTTTACGCCGATAACCCGAAGCATCTCGTCTAAGTCATGCTCGCGGGGTCCTATATGGCGGTTGACAAATTTATCGATTGCCATCGCTAGTCAATTTTAGTTTATTATATCCCGACACAATTTTAAGGTCTTCCGTAATAGGAAAACATGATATTTTTCCTTAATCCCAAACCGTTTTTACTGCAGAAAAGGATTGTTTTTTATTTCGTCTCCAATCGTTGTTTCCGGTCCGTGTCCGGGAAACACTTTCGTGGCCGGATCAAGTCCCAGTAATTTCGATTTGATGCCAGTGATCAACGCTTCGTGCTCCCCTCCCGGAAGGTCAGTTCGACCGACAGAACCATAAAAGAGGATATCACCAGCAATCAATATTTTCTCTTTTGCATTGTGAAATGCCACGCCGCCCGGCGAATGTCCCGGAACATGGATGACTTTCAACGTAGTGTTTCCAAACGTTATTTCATCACCTTCTTCGAAGAATTTGGCTGGTTTCGGAGGCTGGTGCATCGCAATGCCAAACATTCCTCCCTGCTCTTTCGCATTCGAGACCAGTGAATTGTCGTCTTTATGCATTTCCACTTCCAAATCCCACTGACGTGCAGCAAAACCGTTCCCAATCACGTGATCGAAATGGCCATGAGTATTCAGTAGTTTGACCGGCTTTAATTCTTTTTCCTCAATGAAACCAGCAAGAGCTGCTTCTTCAGCAGGCTTCGAACACCCCGCATCAATTATGGCACACTCACCTGTTTCATCCCATACCACATAGGTATTTACCGCTACCGGATTAAATGTAAACTTTCGAATTTCCATCATAGCTTTCTTGTATTATCCTGATTTTCCGCCAACGAGCGGGACAAAAATAAAACCTCCTTTATCTTCTGTTCTGTACTCCGTTTCCGACACCCTCACCACCAGCTTCATTTCCTGGTGATGCTGTGAGCCTACCGGAATTACCATACGTCCGCCGACCTTTAATTGTTCCAGCAGAGCTTCCGGAATATAGGGAGCTCCGGCCGTAACAATTATCTTGTCAAATGGACCATAGGTTGGCAGTCCGGCATAACCGTCTCCGTGAAAAAACATCGGTTCGTAGCCGATGGAGGGTAACAATGCTCTTACCTTTTCGTAGAGCTCCCGATGACGTTCGATGGTAAAAACCGTAGCTCCCATCTCACAAAGTACGGCGGCCTGGTAACCCGAACCGGTACCGACCTCTAACACCTTGTCGAATTTTTTCACTTCGAGCAACTGCGTTTGAAAAGCGACCGTATATGGCTGCGAAATAGTTTGCCCCTTACCTATCGGGAATGCTTTATCCCGGTAGGCAAACTGCACAAAGCTGCTGTCCATGAACAGATGGCGAGGTACATTACCGATGGATTCCAACACATTGGCATCCGTTATTCCTTTCGATTGAATCTCGCTAACCAGCTTTCGTCGCAGACCACGATGTCGGTAATTATCTTCCAAGGGGCGTTTGCTTTTCAAATTCGCCAACAAAAATACCTTTCAATTGTGGGTTTTTCAACAAAAATGGTTGATAAATAAGACCGCCAAGGGATTCTTCCATACACTTAGCCTATGTACATTTGTGTATATGCTGAAACCCGGAATTATTTTACCCCCCCAATCAACGAAACACCTTATCGGGAAATTACCTGATAAGAAGAAATTACACTGGTATGTTTTTGATAATCATCAAAAGTGGGATGCCAGTGAACATGCCCATTTCAGCCTATATGAGAGCGACGTAATCCCGCTGATCTCCGATGTTCTGTTCGTTCTCGATCCGGAATTCTGCCATTTTGAATACCTGACCTTCGCCATTCGGAACTCATGTCACCTCTTTATCGAAACAATCGACCAGCTGACGATAACACAACAGCAGCAGTTAATCGAACTGGCCCACGAAGCCGGCACCCAAATTGTCGTGCGAGCCGACCAGTTGTACTTACCACTGACGAAGCAGTTGTTCCAGCTCAACCAGTTTCCCCGAATGGTAAAAAGCGAATACGCCTCGACCCGGTCGAACGAAGATCTTTCTACTCACATCCGCTGCTTCATCCGGATTATTTTGAAATTAAATCCAACCGAAATAACCGAAATGGCGGTAGCCGGAGGTAACTTTTTATCGATATCGACAGACTTTGTCGATATCCATCTGGATTTCGCCGATGGAATGGTGGCGTCAATGAATTTTAGCAACCTCGCCTCTGCCGAATCATCCCGGCTGCTTGTTTTCCGTAACGGCGGCCTGATGGATGCTAATTTTTCGGCCAATCACCTGGAACTAATTCCCGAAAACCGAACCTTTTCTTTTTCCGGGTCAGATGCCAACGAACTTCTGATTCAGCAAATCGATAACTTCCTGGTAAGCATTGACAACATGGACTTTTCGACTCACTCACTGGAGGAAGAGAAAGAAGTTGTTTTTCTGCTCGACCGGATAAAAGAGCAACTCAGGCTCAAATCCGTTTCCATCTAGTCAAATTTTGTATTCATTTGCATAAGTTTTTTTAAATCCAGGCGTTTTGTAATTTGAAAGCCCGAAATTCACAAAACCAATAGAAACCTAACCTCATCACTCAAATGAAAAGGAGAAAGTTCCTTGCCAGTTATATTGTCTCTGACTATTTAGCCGCTCTGTGCGCCTGGATATTATTTTACTTGTACCGGAAACATTATGCCGAGGCTTTAATCTTCGGGCAAAACCATACCATCGATTTTACCCGCCAGTTTTATCTAGGAATTATTTTAATTCCACTCTTCTGGCTCGGCCTGTATACCATTTCGGGATTTTACAACGATGTACTGCGAAAGTCGCGCCTGCTGGAGTTGGGACAAACTATCTTTTCGGCAATACTGGGCTCACTTTTCATCTTTTTTATGTTTCTGCTCGACGACTATATCCCCGACTATACTTTCTACTACAAGCATATTCTGGCACTACTGGGAATTCAATTTGTACTTACATATGTTCCCCGTTTGAGCATTTCCACCATCATGGTACACCAGTTCAAAACCGGACGTATCGGCTTCCCAACCTTGATTATAGGGACCAACGAAGTTGCTCACCGTATTACCCGTGAGTTGGAATCGCAACCTGTCCCTACCGGGAATCAAGTGGTGGGATACGTTGCAACAGATGAGGAAGACGACGAAACTGAAGTGCCACAAGAACAAGTTTTGGGACACTTAGATGATATCCCGAAAATCATCAGTCAACACAAAATCGAAGAGGTCATTATTGCCACCGAATCGTCGGACCATAAAAAACTGAACGACATCATTAACCGGTTGGCGGGTCGGAACATCATCATTCGCGGTATCCCCGATATTTATGACATTCTTTCGGGAGCAGTAAAGATGACGACGGTTTATTCCAGTCCCTTGATTCAGATTTCAAATGGAATTATGCCGGCCTGGCAGATGAACATCAAGCGTTTGCTCGACATTTTTATTTCGATTATTGGACTGATTGTTTTATCTCCATTATCCCTTGGCTGTATCATTGGTGTGAGGTTCTCATCGCCGGGCCCTATTCTTTACCGGCAGGAACGCATCGGACGCTATGGGAAACCGTTTATCATGTACAAATTCCGAAGCATGTACAATGATGCAGAGAAAAACGGACCCGACTTATCCAGCCACAACGATGAACGAATAACTCCGTTTGGCCGGTTCCTCCGAAAATCGCATGCCGATGAAATACCTCAATTTGTCAATGTGTTGAAAGGTGAGATGTCTGTGGTTGGTCCCCGTCCTGAGCGCGCTTTTTATATCAGGAAGATTGAGGAATCGGCCCCCCATTATCGCCATTTGTTACGCATTCGTCCGGGAATTACCAGCTGGGGACAGGTGAAATACGGGTACGCAGAAAATGTGACACAGATGATTGAACGCCTGCAATACGACCTCATTTATTTGCGAAACATGAGTTTGTATGTAGATTTCAAAATCATCATCTACACAGCCATTAATATTCTGCAAGGAAGAGGGAAATAAAAGACTTCAGCCTTTCAGACTGAATTTCTGGATCGGGCGGTAAACGGGGCCGGCAGGTTTCAGTATACTTTCGTAGAAAACCACTTCATTTACGACTATTCGGTGAAAAACTACCTCTCGATAATCATCGAGTATTTTCTTCAAATTTTCCGCCTCTTTGAGCCATTTAACACGACCTAGTGTGAGGTGTGGACGAAAAGCCCGCTCTTCCCCCTCAAAACCGGCTCCCTGTACCAGCAGTCCTGTTTCTACAGCGAGTTCCGACAGGGCTTCATTTCCCTCCAGGCCTATCCACAAAACCTTGGGATTTTCTGTTGAACCAAACTTTCCGAATCCTTTCAGCACCACGTCGAAAGGTGTCCTTTGATTAAATATGCCGGGGGCTTCTTTCAGAATTTTCCCAATTTGTTCTTTTGTAGTATTTCCCAGGAAGCGCAACGTTAAATGCATTGTCTCCGGATTTACCCAGTTTATTCTGCTTTTACTCAATTTCCCATGCAGCTCGCGTATGAACGTCAGCAACTTCTCTTCAGGACGGATATGTATGGCGATGAATGTACGTTTGCTCATATCGTTCCCTGGTTGATTTGTTGCACGATATTTTCAATCATCCAATCTTCCCCGTAAGGGTTATAACGAACCTTCAGATCGTTACCAAATATCCGGGCCACCGTCTGCCAGAAAAATGCGGTAAAACCGCCTCGGAACTCCTTGATAATTTGATACGACGAATGCCCTGTTTCACGGTCAATCAGCTTCATGAGAACTCTCCCTTCCGAAATTTTCATATGTTTTATCTCATCGCCGTATTCATTCATCAAATCTTCCTGCACCTGCTTGATATATTTTTTCCGCTGCCGGTCAGTCTTTAATGTGACATACACCTTGTTGTACTCCTCAAGCTTCTTAGCAGCCAATTTAGCCATCGGGTAAACCTTCTTCACAATTAGCACCATCCGGTTATAGCGCCGTTGCTGCCTACGGTAATACCTCCTGCTATGTGGCTTAATCTGAATCGGATCGAGTACCACATGAGGAATGGAATCGACTCTTCCGGCAAGTGAATCCGGCAACTCAGGAGGTACTAAAACCACCTGACTGTGTCCGGCTACCCCAATGAACAGAAAAACGAAAATGTACAACCACTTTTTCAACTCATCCTCCTTCTTTACCGTATAAAAATAACAATCAACAAAAGAAAATGACACAATAAAAGACATTGCTAAACATATTTCCCACAAAATTCAGTCCACTCATATTAATTATATTTGTCTCACATTAATACAAATGACAAGACAATATTTATATAAAGTCAATGAAAAAATTTAACGTAAATGTCAGCTCGGAAATCGGGCAATTAGAGGGAGTTATTTTACACACTCCCGGGCAGGAGGTAGAAAACATGACTCCACAAAATGCCGAGCGTGCCCTTTACAGTGACATACTAAATTTATCGGTTGCAAGACAGGAATATGCTCAGTTAAAGGGCGTTTTGGAAAAGGTTGCGACCACCTTTGAAGTAAGAGATTTGCTGACTCAAACCCTTCAAAATTCGCATGCAAAAGAGCGAATTATCAATCGCATCTGCGAACGTGAAGATGCTTTTTGCGAAATATCAGCTTTGTATGACCTCCCGGAAGAAGAGTTGGCCCGGCAGTTGATTGAAGGTTCTATTTTAAAACGCGATAACCTGACTAAATTTCTGAGCAAAGAGCGCTTCGCCCTTCGCCCGCTACACAACTTTTTATTCACGCGCGATGCTTCAATGACTGTCTATGACGAGGTTTTGATTGGGAAAATGGCGAGCCCCGTGCGCGACCGCGAAGCCTTAATTATGGAGGCAATCTTCAAAGATCATCCGCTCTTCGGAGTGAAGACCATCAACCCAATCGTTCCCATTAAAAACATTCCATCGAGTCCGTTGGCCAGCATCGAAGGCGGTGACGTGGAAATTGCCAGAGACGATGTAATACTGATCGGAACGGGTGTTCGTACGACTTCGCAAGGAATTGATTATTTGATTGAATCCATCAAAGAGAAGAAAACATCCGCCAAGCATATCATTGTCCAGGAATTGCCACATACGCCTGAATCATTCATACACCTCGATATGACTTTTACATTCCTGAACAAGGATGAAGTAATGGTTTATGAGCCCCTGATTCTTGGAAACAATAAATACCAGACCATTCACATTACCATCGATAACGGCGAGGTAACCAGCATCAAACTGCACGAAGACCTACTACAGGCGTTGAAAGAAGTGGGCATGGATATGAAACCGATTCAGTGCGGGGGAACCAAGGATGACTGGACGATGGAACGGGAACAATGGCACAGCGGAGCAAACTTCTTCTCCATTGCACCCGGGAAAGTAATTGGTTACGAACGAAATAACTACACCATTGAGGAGATGAGCAAGAACGGTTACGACATCATTAAAGCTCAGGATATCATCGAAAACAAAGCAGATATTCATGCATCGCAGAAAGCGGTCATTACCATTGCGGGTTCGGAACTGAGCCGGGGCGGAGGCGGTGCCCGATGTATGACGATGCCTGTGGGACGGAAAAAAGTAGATTGGTAGATGACGAGAAAGCTGAAAACAAATGAACTGGGGAGATTATCTGTCGATGAGTTTAAAGAGGCGGATAAGCTCCCGGTAACTGTTGTTTTAGACAATATCAGGAGCGGAAACAATGTGGGCTCGGTATTTCGCACCTCGGATGCTCTTCGTATTGAAAGAATCATTCTTTGCGGAATTACAGCCACGCCGCCAAACAAAGAGATTCATAAAACAGCTATAGGTGCTGAAAAATCAATCGATTGGGAATACTTTAAGCACACCGAAGAGGCTGTTCAAAAACTAAAAGATGAAGGCTATAGAATTGCCGGAGTGGAACAAGTGGAGAACAGCACTTTATTGCCTGATTTTAAAGCGAATGCTGACACTCCATTAGCTCTTGTTTTCGGCAATGAGGTAAAAGGTGTACAACAACAAATCATCGACATGTGCGATGAAAACATAGAAATCCCACAATACGGGACCAAGCACTCACTCAATATCTCGGTGAGCGCAGGTATCGTATTATGGGATATCTGCAATAAAATGCGTCGGTAAATAAAATAATATACCGAACATATACAACAATCTCAGGGTGGATTCATTGTGCACTAAGCACGATAATCCACTTTTTTCTTTGAAAGAAATAAAGGTTTTACCAGAGTAGAATTGTAAAAATGCAGATACAGAAATTCTATTCCGAAGTAGTTTTCACACTACTCCGGAATAGTTTCTGAAATATTTTCAGTTGAGTCTTACTCTACGATTGACTTGAACTGCTCGTCGTTGAAGTACTTCGAGAATTCGAGATCAACCTTCGCGATATCTTTGTACTTGGCATCTTTGCTAACGGCAGCTTTCAGGCTATCGTATAACAAAGTTGTCTTGGCAGTGCGTGCACCGATGATAGCTTTCAGATAATCAGCCAGTGCGGTCTCACTCTTCAGGTTGTTCAATGTGCGGAGTGCTCCGTTGTTATCGCCGGTAAGCATCTGAGCAAGAGCTTTGTTGACACAAGTTCCATCACCGAAGTACTTAACCGCAGCATCATAGTCACCTTTCAGAATACTTACTGTACCCAGGTTGTAGTTCACTTCCTGACCGGCACCGCTAGCTGCGCTGAAGAGTTCCTGAGCTTTGTCCAGATCTCCGTTCACCAGTGCTACTCCACCTAGGTTGTTCTGAATGATTGGGTTCTTCGGATCCAGCTGGTCTGCCTTTTCGAAGTTCGACTGAGCGTCGCTGGTGTTACCCTGATTCATTTCAACAACACCGAGGTCGTTGAATCCACGCCAATCTTCCGGGAACTGACGAGTGAAGCTGGTGTAAATTGCTTTCTGCTTGTTTAGGTCTTCAGTAAGAGAAGCAGCATAAAGCAATTCTGCCTGGTTGAGTTTAGAAGGATCGGTGTCTGCCAGATTGGCTATTTCTTCATCGGTCTTGCCAATCAAATCAACACTGGCAATAATTTTTGAACGACGCAGTTTCGGAAGAATTGTTTTTGCAATTTCCTGGAACGGACCAGTCAGGTTGCGAATCTCACGCTCGCGAACTTCCGGGTCCTGGTACATTGAAAGTACACGCAAAATCATTTCTTTATCCTGGATATTGGATTTCTGCATCAATTCTTTGAAACCTTCCCAGTCTTCCGGAGTGTATTTTCCGGTAACTTCAGTTTCAACTTTATCTTTTTTCAGTTTTCTGTCAACAACTTTGGTAGCTGAACCTTCACGTTTTTCAGCCAACTTGGTGTTGAACTTCTCAGGTCCGTCCGGAGAAGCATAAGCTGAAACCTCAACGCCTTTCAGATCTTTGCGATCTGCTTCAAATGCGTCTTTAATATACTGGTTCAACTTATCCATATCTTCCTTCTTCAACTGAGAACCGCGAACATATGAACTGTTGATGAGATACATCAAATCTGCTTTGTACTGATCGGGTACGACACGCTGAAATTTATCGATTGTCGGGTCATAAACACCAGTAGTATTCTTTTCTTTCTGAATACCTACGATTGAAGCGGGCTGGTCTTTAACCAAAGTAGATGTTGCAATTACACCGTCAGCAATCTTAACCGGATCGAAATCCAAAGTCTGGTCTCCTTGTGAAGCGGTGATGCGAACAACCAAATCAGATTTACGCATTCCATCTACATAAGGTACGCTACCTTTATATGAGAAAGTTCCACCGTTGTTGTAGCTAATCACTTTGTTGTTAGCTTCAACCTTTTCTCCCTGCAATTTGTAAGGAGCATACGCTTTTTCTCCGCCCTGATAAGTCAGAACTGGAGTAGCTGTAATGGTAGCTTTCTTATTAAAGTACTTTTCAGGAATACGACCCTGAATCTCAACATCAACGTTACCACCTTTTGCTACAAGCACTTCAGGAGTAACCGTGTAGTTGATCTTATCGGCATTCTTCTTCATTTTCTGCAGACTGGCACAGCTTGACAGCATCATCGCGCCAACGAAGAACACAGCAACAGCCTTAAAATTGATTTTCTTCATGATGAACCTTTATTAATTTTCAAAACCAATTGTTCGACACTTTTCACAAAAGTAAAATCTTTTGTTAATTAAGAAAAGCTTTAGAACGTTTTTTTATTATTGAATCTAATTATAATATCACTCTGTTTACCCCCAAATTATAGGACTTATGAAAAATAACATCAATTAGTTTTTCATAATCAGCCTGGCTCTCCACGAAATCAATATTCCGGGTATCAATAATAACAATCGGGAAGTCATTTTGCTGACGGAAAAAGCGAAAATATCCTTCACTAATTTTTTTGAGATATTTTTCGTCGATTTCCTGCTCGTAATCCCGTCCTCTCTTCCTGATATTTTCAATCAGACGATTCTCAGGAAGATGAAGATACACATACAAGTCAGGCTTGGGGTGTTTATCATATATGATTTCAAAGAACT
This Prolixibacter sp. NT017 DNA region includes the following protein-coding sequences:
- a CDS encoding arginine deiminase family protein codes for the protein MKKFNVNVSSEIGQLEGVILHTPGQEVENMTPQNAERALYSDILNLSVARQEYAQLKGVLEKVATTFEVRDLLTQTLQNSHAKERIINRICEREDAFCEISALYDLPEEELARQLIEGSILKRDNLTKFLSKERFALRPLHNFLFTRDASMTVYDEVLIGKMASPVRDREALIMEAIFKDHPLFGVKTINPIVPIKNIPSSPLASIEGGDVEIARDDVILIGTGVRTTSQGIDYLIESIKEKKTSAKHIIVQELPHTPESFIHLDMTFTFLNKDEVMVYEPLILGNNKYQTIHITIDNGEVTSIKLHEDLLQALKEVGMDMKPIQCGGTKDDWTMEREQWHSGANFFSIAPGKVIGYERNNYTIEEMSKNGYDIIKAQDIIENKADIHASQKAVITIAGSELSRGGGGARCMTMPVGRKKVDW
- a CDS encoding tetratricopeptide repeat protein encodes the protein MKKINFKAVAVFFVGAMMLSSCASLQKMKKNADKINYTVTPEVLVAKGGNVDVEIQGRIPEKYFNKKATITATPVLTYQGGEKAYAPYKLQGEKVEANNKVISYNNGGTFSYKGSVPYVDGMRKSDLVVRITASQGDQTLDFDPVKIADGVIATSTLVKDQPASIVGIQKEKNTTGVYDPTIDKFQRVVPDQYKADLMYLINSSYVRGSQLKKEDMDKLNQYIKDAFEADRKDLKGVEVSAYASPDGPEKFNTKLAEKREGSATKVVDRKLKKDKVETEVTGKYTPEDWEGFKELMQKSNIQDKEMILRVLSMYQDPEVREREIRNLTGPFQEIAKTILPKLRRSKIIASVDLIGKTDEEIANLADTDPSKLNQAELLYAASLTEDLNKQKAIYTSFTRQFPEDWRGFNDLGVVEMNQGNTSDAQSNFEKADQLDPKNPIIQNNLGGVALVNGDLDKAQELFSAASGAGQEVNYNLGTVSILKGDYDAAVKYFGDGTCVNKALAQMLTGDNNGALRTLNNLKSETALADYLKAIIGARTAKTTLLYDSLKAAVSKDAKYKDIAKVDLEFSKYFNDEQFKSIVE
- the thpR gene encoding RNA 2',3'-cyclic phosphodiesterase is translated as MSKRTFIAIHIRPEEKLLTFIRELHGKLSKSRINWVNPETMHLTLRFLGNTTKEQIGKILKEAPGIFNQRTPFDVVLKGFGKFGSTENPKVLWIGLEGNEALSELAVETGLLVQGAGFEGEERAFRPHLTLGRVKWLKEAENLKKILDDYREVVFHRIVVNEVVFYESILKPAGPVYRPIQKFSLKG
- a CDS encoding RNA methyltransferase, whose protein sequence is MTRKLKTNELGRLSVDEFKEADKLPVTVVLDNIRSGNNVGSVFRTSDALRIERIILCGITATPPNKEIHKTAIGAEKSIDWEYFKHTEEAVQKLKDEGYRIAGVEQVENSTLLPDFKANADTPLALVFGNEVKGVQQQIIDMCDENIEIPQYGTKHSLNISVSAGIVLWDICNKMRR
- a CDS encoding MBL fold metallo-hydrolase; protein product: MMEIRKFTFNPVAVNTYVVWDETGECAIIDAGCSKPAEEAALAGFIEEKELKPVKLLNTHGHFDHVIGNGFAARQWDLEVEMHKDDNSLVSNAKEQGGMFGIAMHQPPKPAKFFEEGDEITFGNTTLKVIHVPGHSPGGVAFHNAKEKILIAGDILFYGSVGRTDLPGGEHEALITGIKSKLLGLDPATKVFPGHGPETTIGDEIKNNPFLQ
- a CDS encoding protein-L-isoaspartate(D-aspartate) O-methyltransferase, with protein sequence MEDNYRHRGLRRKLVSEIQSKGITDANVLESIGNVPRHLFMDSSFVQFAYRDKAFPIGKGQTISQPYTVAFQTQLLEVKKFDKVLEVGTGSGYQAAVLCEMGATVFTIERHRELYEKVRALLPSIGYEPMFFHGDGYAGLPTYGPFDKIIVTAGAPYIPEALLEQLKVGGRMVIPVGSQHHQEMKLVVRVSETEYRTEDKGGFIFVPLVGGKSG
- a CDS encoding DUF4294 domain-containing protein, whose protein sequence is MSFIVSFSFVDCYFYTVKKEDELKKWLYIFVFLFIGVAGHSQVVLVPPELPDSLAGRVDSIPHVVLDPIQIKPHSRRYYRRQQRRYNRMVLIVKKVYPMAKLAAKKLEEYNKVYVTLKTDRQRKKYIKQVQEDLMNEYGDEIKHMKISEGRVLMKLIDRETGHSSYQIIKEFRGGFTAFFWQTVARIFGNDLKVRYNPYGEDWMIENIVQQINQGTI
- a CDS encoding sugar transferase → MKRRKFLASYIVSDYLAALCAWILFYLYRKHYAEALIFGQNHTIDFTRQFYLGIILIPLFWLGLYTISGFYNDVLRKSRLLELGQTIFSAILGSLFIFFMFLLDDYIPDYTFYYKHILALLGIQFVLTYVPRLSISTIMVHQFKTGRIGFPTLIIGTNEVAHRITRELESQPVPTGNQVVGYVATDEEDDETEVPQEQVLGHLDDIPKIISQHKIEEVIIATESSDHKKLNDIINRLAGRNIIIRGIPDIYDILSGAVKMTTVYSSPLIQISNGIMPAWQMNIKRLLDIFISIIGLIVLSPLSLGCIIGVRFSSPGPILYRQERIGRYGKPFIMYKFRSMYNDAEKNGPDLSSHNDERITPFGRFLRKSHADEIPQFVNVLKGEMSVVGPRPERAFYIRKIEESAPHYRHLLRIRPGITSWGQVKYGYAENVTQMIERLQYDLIYLRNMSLYVDFKIIIYTAINILQGRGK